From Trichoderma atroviride chromosome 1, complete sequence, one genomic window encodes:
- a CDS encoding uncharacterized protein (EggNog:ENOG41), translating into MTATPLLSQDQNVLMATAETEDAADCSAEPMASISKEQLRDGIEFSEDAVVVALMGGTGAGKSTFISLLTGEDVGIGHNLQSCTTDVGVYNFNYKDRHTVYLLDTPGFDDTNRPDSEILQEIAFYLAAMYSRKIQFAGIIYLHRITDTRVSGSSLKNIRILQNLCGADAFDRVVLATTMWSSLDSMEGGHEIGLQRCEELRYPEFWGEMIQKNSIMKEHDGSAASALSIISELVDRDGGAVLNIQKQMVDQNLSLDGTDAGRYLQKDLLEARERHEKEIAELKKNIQQAIAEQDTEAVNMFKQEKEAADSKVERLRNNSNQLKLSLSQIATREQTKFLSRVSNLEDTLAATTDPAVEQRLKDLQGQLLQAEKEMLDYKAKHEQEISLQRMVNEQAIANAQNIAKLQEMHIASLEDQYKAIKEQYARESNRKRQRKSLVNMLMFDKILMLFNPFGGLEDGYHRRGRHFR; encoded by the exons ATGACAGCAACGCCTTTACTCTCACAGGACCAGAATGTCCTAATGGCGACGGCTGAAACCGAAGACGCAGCCGATTGCAGCGCGGAACCGATGGCCTCGATTTCAAAAGAGCAACTCAGAGATGGCATAGAATTCAG TGAGGACGCCGTTGTGGTCGCTCTTATGGGAGGAACCGGAGCCGGGAAAAGCACCTTCATCTCCTTGCTTACAGGTGAGGATGTTGGCATCGGACACAATTTACAATCAT GCACTACTGACGTTGGCGTTTACAACTTCAACTACAAGGACCGCCACACAGTCTATCTTCTTGATACGCCTGGCTTCGATGACACAAACCGTCCTGACTCTGAAATACTGCAAGAAATCGCCTTCTATCTGGCTGCCATGTACTCCCGGAAGATACAATTCGCCGGGATCATCTATCTTCACCGCATTACAGACACGCGAGTCTCGGGATCCAGTCTCAAGAATATTCGCATATTGCAAAATCTCTGCGGCGCGGACGCTTTCGACCGTGTTGTACTTGCTACTACTATGTGGTCTAGTCTGGACTCCATGGAAGGCGGGCATGAGATTGGCCTCCAACGCTGCGAGGAACTTAGATATCCTGAGTTTTGGGGTGAAATGATCCAGAAGAATAGTATCATGAAGGAACATGATGGCTCAGCGGCTTCAGCactttccatcatctctgaACTTGTCGACAGGGACGGCGGCGCTGTCTTGAATATACAAAAACAGATGGTGGACCAAAACCTTTCTCTGGATGGAACAGACGCGGGTCGCTACTTGCAAAAGGACTTGCTCGAGGCCCGCGAGAGGCATGAGAAAGAAATCGCAGAGCTCAAGAAAAACATACAGCAGGCTATAGCCGAGCAAGATACAGAGGCTGTCAACATGTTCaagcaagagaaagaagcagcagactCCAAAGTAGAAAGGCTCCGGAACAACAGCAATCAGCTCAAGCTTTCTCTGAGCCAAATCGCCACTCGCGAGCAGACAAAGTTCCTCTCAAGGGTCTCTAATCTTGAAGATACATTGGCAGCCACTACAGACCCAGCGGTTGAACAACGCCTGAAGGATTTACAAGGACAGCTTCTACAGGCAGAGAAGGAAATGCTCGACTACAAAGCCAAGCACGAGCAGGAAATTAGTCTCCAGCGAATGGTTAATGAGCAAGCTATAGCCAATGCACAAAACATCGCGAAACTGCAAGAGATGCACATTGCTTCCCTTGAAGATCAGTACAAGGCAATCAAGGAGCAGTATGCACGGGAATCTAACAGGAAAAGACAGCGGAAGAGTCTGGTGAATATGCTAATGTTTGACAAGATTCTGATGTTGTTTAATCCTTTTGGCGGACTGGAAGATGGCTATCATAGACGTGGCCGCCATTTTAGATAG
- a CDS encoding uncharacterized protein (EggNog:ENOG41): MTQEKPHVRIGNVSGATGDHPHAMARMVRSGNVHVITGDWLSEMNIAWNAITKQEVDENLGYEDGFYQQLEECIDDIVAKDIRVVTNAGALNVMSLYNKVKRLCEERGHDCVIAAVLGDDITDLLVDKASGKKNTGFKHLDHPEMSLDDWKFTPCTGNAYIGSWGITAALRAGANIVLCGRCTDASPVMGAAAWYYGWKEDSFDELAGSLLAAHLIECGPYVVGANFSGFKDFLSDLVDLAFPVAEIDSKGGSVITRTAEGGGHVTEGTVTAQLLYELQGHLYLNPDVVADLSAVSVKQQGTDRVRVTGVKGLPPPATTKAMIAGKGGLPSRGNFLHKRP, translated from the coding sequence ATGACTCAGGAAAAGCCCCATGTCCGTATTGGCAATGTCTCTGGCGCAACTGGCGATCACCCACACGCCATGGCGCGCATGGTTCGCTCCGGCAATGTTCATGTAATCACCGGTGATTGGCTGTCCGAGATGAACATTGCCTGGAACGCCATCACGAAGCAGGAAGTGGACGAGAATCTGGGCTACGAGGATGGCTTCTATCAGCAGCTAGAAGAGTGCATCGACGACATTGTTGCAAAGGATATCCGCGTTGTGACCAATGCTGGTGCTCTTAATGTTATGAGCTTGTACAACAAAGTGAAGCGTCTTTGCGAAGAACGGGGACATGACTGTGTCATTGCGGCTGTTCTGGGAGATGATATTACGGATTTGCTTGTGGATAAAGCTTCAGGCAAGAAAAACACAGGCTTTAAACATTTGGATCATCCAGAAATGTCGCTTGATGATTGGAAGTTTACGCCTTGTACTGGAAATGCCTACATTGGCAGCTGGGGCATAACGGCAGCTCTTCGGGCTGGTGCGAATATTGTGCTTTGCGGGAGATGCACGGATGCCTCGCCGGTTATGGGAGCTGCAGCCTGGTACTATGGATGGAAGGAAGACAGTTTTGATGAACTGGCTGGTTCACTGCTGGCTGCTCACTTGATTGAGTGTGGCCCATATGTCGTTGGAGCAAACTTTTCAGGCTTCAAGGACTTTCTCTCTGACTTGGTGGATCTTGCATTTCCTGTGGCTGAGATTGATTCCAAAGGAGGCAGCGTTATTACACGGACGGCAGAGGGAGGAGGCCATGTAACAGAGGGAACGGTAACTGCGCAGTTGCTCTATGAGCTGCAAGGTCATCTTTATCTGAACCCAGACGTCGTTGCCGATCTGTCTGCTGTTTCGGTCAAGCAACAGGGGACGGATCGTGTAAGAGTTACAGGGGTCAAAGGCTTGCCTCCACCGGCTACGACCAAGGCCATGATTGCTGGCAAGGGGGGGCTACCAAGCAGAGGCAACTTTCTACATAAACGGCCTTGA
- a CDS encoding uncharacterized protein (EggNog:ENOG41), which translates to MSQPGDYTVGWICAIRVEYVAAQVFLDEEHEGPASVSQHDNNSYTLGRIGKHNVVIATLPFGEYGTTSAATVARDMIHSFPNIRVGLMVGIGGGAPSESHDIRLGDIIVGTPSNGNSGLFQYDFGKNIQGQPYQATGFLNKPPTALLTALVGLQCRYERYGHKLEEAVDDVLEKNKKLKRRYKRPNTNNDRLYRSEVVHPQTNEGCAAVCDPSGLVLRSERDEDEDNPAIHYGLIASANQLMKNALHRDSLAAEKDVLCFEMEAAGLMNHFPCLVIRGICDYSDSHKNKEWQGYAAMIAAAYAKDLLYQVPLHTVQAEKKLSDVLSGLYEAIEQHSNSLQKSLQAQEGLAQKKLSEKEQKERQKCHQLFRLISSDKDTTYEWYKDRVENRVEDTCMWFLSHDHFKRWLEQDSGPLLVTADPGCGKSVLAKYLIDHILPQSATTVCYFFFKDQDHNTMRQALCALLHQLFSKRSSLIEHAIKEYHSDGKGLINNTRLLWKILHNAINDLRNTESIVIVLDALDECAESEFDDLVWNIKEQFSDNQMGHSRLKYLLTCRPYEQIVSNFRSLLSTFPYIRIPGEEESDAISREVDLVITHQVDLLAKDKQLSVQIKNELKTRLQQATNRTYLWIYLIFDYLKKTNFIKTQKAITAIIMTLPGTINEAYNQILSKSKDDFITRKALSIVLAASRPLTVAEMNVAVNIDFKSSRYLDLEDDKDFETRLRSCCGLFISIYHGKIYFLHQTAREFLIDTVLSTATSTTLLWHHSITMRSSHAILAEICVLYLNLFNNDVDLSPDTEMNGGHLPFYHESFLHYSVEFWNTHFHEAKIVDAGDAIIPFALRICEPLSESYSTWSRFNIPDEGGGAPELITNLMVAAYFGHAALVTLLLAQGADIEAKDVIYGRTPLIWASSNGHEPVVKLLLDKGADFEVKDKDFESTALLCAAAAGHGAVVRTLLENGADIEAKDESGQTSLSVAACRGKEAIVKLLLEKGADIEAEDQFNQTPLMRAACRGKEAIVKLLLKKGAGIEAKNEFNETPLIMAASEGQEAVVKLLLEKGADAEAKDEFGRTPLTISAIRGE; encoded by the exons ATGTCGCAACCTGGCGACTACACAGTCGGCTGGATATGCGCAATAAGAGTCGAATACGTTGCCGCGCAAGTGTTCCTCGACGAAGAACATGAGGGCCCAGCGTCTGTGTCTCAGCACGACAACAACAGCTATACGCTGGGCAGGATTGGGAAACACAATGTTGTCATCGCCACTCTGCCTTTTGGAGAATATGGGACGACCTCTGCTGCAACCGTTGCCAGAGACATGATACACTCTTTCCCAAACATAAGAGTCGGGCTGATGGTGGGCATTGGCGGTGGCGCTCCAAGTGAAAGCCACGATATCCGTCTTGGCGATATCATAGTCGGCACTCCAAGCAATGGCAATAGCGGGCTATTTCAATACGACTTTGGCAAAAATATCCAGGGCCAACCATATCAAGCAACAGGGTTTTTAAACAAGCCACCAACTGCATTATTAACTGCGCTGGTTGGGCTTCAGTGTCGCTACGAGAGATATGGCCACAAGCTTGAGGAAGCCGTTGATGATGTACTcgaaaagaataagaagctGAAACGTCGATATAAACGACCAAACACAAACAATGATAGGCTTTATCGATCAGAAGTCGTTCATCCACAAACGAATGAGGGCTGTGCAGCTGTCTGCGATCCATCGGGCTTAGTTCTGCGATCTGAAagggacgaggatgaagataaTCCCGCCATTCATTACGGCCTGATTGCGTCGGCAAACCAGCTCATGAAAAATGCCTTGCATCGCGATAGCCTTGCCGCAGAGAAGGATGTGCTGTGttttgagatggaggccGCCGGACTGATGAATCATTTCCCCTGCCTTGTTATCCGCGGAATCTGTGATTATTCGGATTCGcataaaaataaagagtGGCAGGGCTATGCAGCTATGATAGCCGCAGCATACGCAAAAGATCTTCTTTATCAAGTACCATTACATACGGTTCAAGCTGAGAAGAAATTAAGCGATGTCCTCTCTG GCTTGTATGAGGCTATAGAACAGCACAGTAACTCTCTACAAAAGAGcctccaagcccaagaaggtCTAGCACAGAAGAAGCTATCTgagaaagagcaaaaagaaagacaaaaatgCCATCAGCTATTCCGTCTTATAAGCAGCGATAAAGATACCACATACGAGTGGTATAAAGATCGCGTGGAAAATCGGGTTGAGGACACCTGTATGTGGTTCCTGAGCCATGACCACTTCAAAAGGTGGTTAGAACAAGATTCTGGCCCTTTACTAGTCACAGCAGATCCAGGATGTGGGAAGTCAGTATTAGCCAAGTACCTCATCGACCACATCCTCCCTCAATCGGCAACCACAGTatgttatttctttttcaaggACCAAGACCATAACACCATGCGACAAGCACTCTGCGCACTGCTTCATCAGCTGTTTTCTAAAAGGTCGTCTTTAATTGAACATGCTATAAAAGAATACCACAGCGATGGAAAAGGCTTAATCAACAACACGAGATTACTATGGAAGATTTTACACAACGCTATAAACGATCTGCGTAATACCGAATCTATTGTCATAGTCCTCGATGCTTTGGATGAATGTGCCGAGTCCGAATTTGACGACTTGGTGTGGAACATTAAGGAACAATTCAGCGATAACCAGATGGGTCACAGTAGGTTGAAATATCTTTTGACCTGTCGTCCGTATGAGCAAATTGTATCAAACTTTCGCAGTCTATTGAGCACTTTTCCGTATATTCGGATACCGGGCGAGGAAGAATCAGACGCCATAAGTCGAGAAGTGGACCTTGTTATTACACATCAGGTGGACCTCTTGGCAAAAGACAAACAGTTATCAGTTCAGATTAAAAACGAGTTGAAAACAAGATTACAACAAGCTACCAACCGCACATATCTTTGGATATATCTCATATTTGACTACCTAAAGAAAACCAACTTCATAAAAACACAAAAGGCAATAACGGCTATTATTATGACTCTTCCTGGGACCATTAACGAAGCTTATAACCAGATTCTTAGCAAATCTAAGGATGATTTCATAACTCGCAAAGCCTTGAGTATTGTCCTGGCTGCAAGTCGGCCACTGACAGTCGCAGAAATGAATGTTGCGGTGAATATAGATTTTAAATCGTCTCGTTATCTCGATTTGGAAGATGACAAAGACTTTGAGACGCGCCTCAGATCTTGTTGTGGATTATTCATCTCAATCTATCACGGTAAAATATATTTCCTTCATCAAACCGCTCGAGAATTTCTGATAGATACTGTATTGTCCACAGCTACTTCAACAACACTGCTCTGGCATCATTCAATTACTATGCGCAGCTCCCATGCTATTCTTGCGGAGATCTGTGTGTTATATCTGAATCTTTTCAACAATGATGTCGACCTTTCACCAGATACGGAAATGAATGGTGGCCATCTTCCGTTTTATCATGAGAGCTTTTTGCATTACTCAGTCGAATTTTGGAACACTCATTTCCATGAGGCTAAAATTGtggatgctggtgatgccaTTATCCCTTTTGCTTTAAGGATCTGCGAGCCGTTGTCTGAGAGTTACTCTACATGGTCTCGTTTTAATATACCGGATGAAGGAGGGGGGGCGCCTGAGTTGATTACCAATCTTATGGTTGCGGCATACTTTGGCCACGCTGCCCTTGTTACACTTTTGCTAGCACAAGGCGCTGACATCGAGGCAAAAGATGTCATCTATGGCCGGACGCCATTGATTTGGGCCTCTTCAAACGGTCACGAACCTGTTGTGAAGCTGCTACTAGATAAGGGCGCCGACTTTGAAGTGAAGGACAAAGATTTTGAAAGCACAGCTCTGCTgtgtgctgcagcagcaggtcatGGAGCTGTTGTGAGGACATTGCTTGAGAATGGCGCTGATATTGAGGCGAAAGATGAGAGCGGTCAGACGTCACTCTCAGTGGCAGCCTGTCGGGGGAAGGAAGCCATTgttaagctgctgcttgagaagGGCGCTGATATTGAGGCGGAAGATCAGTTTAATCAAACGCCACTTATGAGGGCAGCCTGTCGGGGGAAGGAAGCCATTGTTAAGCTGCTGCTTAAGAAGGGCGCTGGTATTGAGGCAAAAAATGAGTTTAATGAAACGCCGCTTATAATGGCAGCCTCTGAAGGGCAGGAAGCCGTTgttaagctgctgcttgagaagGGCGCTGACGCCGAAGCGAAAGATGAGTTTGGGCGAACGCCGCTTACAATATCAGCCATTAGGGGGGAATGA
- a CDS encoding uncharacterized protein (EggNog:ENOG41) — protein sequence MAPRPFMEMFPALMPVALIDHRVQISTGEVIKVDQPKVTATYPIVRPSADTAEPVDLLSFGPTEFAPLGSIVHARSGDKGDNSNVGFFVRDASEYPWLRTLLSVDKLKQLLGDDWHSGNPNRRVERIEFPTINAVHFRILDNLNGGIASSDRIDGLGKGVAEYLRSKYVDVPKIFLEKGRI from the exons ATGGCGCCGCGGCCGTTTATGGAGATGTTTCCAGCGTTGATGCCCGTCGCACTCATAGATCATCGCGTCCAAATCAGCACTGGAGAGGTTATCAAGGTCGACCAACCCAAAGTTACAGCGACGTATCCCATTGTCCGACCATCGGCAGATACGGCAGAGCCTGTAgatcttttgtcttttggaCCAACGGAATTTGCGcctcttggcagcatcgtccACGCAAGATCGGGCGATAAAGGCGATAACTCGAATGTGGGATTCTTTGTTCGCGATGCTTCGGAATATCCTTGGCTGAGGACTCTATTAAGCGTCGACAAGCTGAAACAGCTACTGGGAGATGATTGGCACAGCGGCAATCCGAATAGGAGGGTGGAGAGAATAGAGTTTCCCACCATCAATGCCGTGCACTT TCGGATACTTGACAATCTCAACGGAGGCATAGCGTCGTCTGACAGGATTGATGGACTAGGCAAGGGCGTTGCGGAATATTTGCGAAGCAAGTATGTGGATGTACCTAAGATCTTCTTAGAGAAAGGTCGCATATGA
- a CDS encoding uncharacterized protein (EggNog:ENOG41) — MSMKAVVFRGPYDVGVETRPRPTIRDPTDAIIRVRLAGICGSELHMYRGVQKTAAGHIMGHEFIGVIEEIGSDVSRFAVGDEVVSLFSPVCLKCWYCKQGLTNRCIEGVAFGTQKLDGGQAEFVRVPFADGTLHLVPPELDESLLIMMCDIFPTGYYGASRAVEGLLTQHQSPLTSLRDSRPVKVSLKGQNGYTNGTNGLTNGQTNHITNGDAPFDPLGSSVVVCLGCGPVGICAITTALSKDIKTVLAVDSVEDRLAEAAQVGAIPLNLSRHNILEEVMSRTQGRGADAVIEVVGNPAALKSAFELLRPCGILSSVGFHQDELPFTGLECYLKNITMNFGRVPVGTVFTDALECLKQNQGALKNYVTHELSLDEAATGFDLFEKRVARKVVLRV; from the exons atgtcgaTGAAAGCAGTCGTTTTCCGTGGCCCGTACGATGTTGGCGTCGAGACGAGGCCCAGGCCTACGATTCGGGATCCAACGGATGCTATAATCCGCGTCAGGCTTGCTGGAATATGTGGGAG TGAATTACACATGTACCGAGGCGTCCAGAAGACTGCGGCTGGTCACATTATG GGCCATGAGTTCATAGGAGTCATCGAGGAGATAGGATCCGACGTAAGCAGGTTCGCCGTTGGTGACGAAGTTGTCTCCTTATTCTCTCCCGTCTG TCTAAAATGCTGGTACTGCAAGCAAGGCCTCACCAACAGATGCATCGAAGGAGTCGCATTTGGCACGCAGAAGCTCGATGGCGGACAGGCCGAGTTTGTCAGAGTGCCCTTTGCAGATGGCACCCTCCACCTTGTTCCTCCAGAGCTGGACGAGTCTCTCCTCATCATGATGTGTGACATCTTTCCAACAGGGTATTACGGAGCGTCTCGTGCTGTGGAGGGCTTGCTCACCCAGCACCAGTCGCCGCTGACCAGCCTCCGTGATTCCCGTCCTGTCAAGGTAAGCTTGAAAGGTCAGAATGGCTATACAAATGGCACAAATGGCCTCACCAACGGTCAGACGAATCATATCACAAACGGAGATGCGCCCTTTGATCCATTAGGGTCATCGGTGGTGGTCTGTCTCGGCTGTGGCCCTGTTGGGATTTGTGCCATCACCACAGCCCTATCAAAAGACATCAAGACGGTCTTGGCAGTCGACAGCGTGGAGGACCGTCTTGCCGAAGCAGCTCAAGTCGGAGCAATTCCTCTGAATCTCTCGAGGCATAACATTCTGGAAGAAGTCATGTCTCGGACTCAGGGACGCGGAGCAGATGCCGTAATCGAAGTAGTGGGCAATCCGGCCGCTCTCAAATCTGCTTTTGAGCTGCTACGTCCGTGTGGAATATTATCTTCAGTTGGCTTTCATCAGGACGAACTACCATTTACAGGCCTGGAATGCTATCTGAAGAATATTAC GATGAACTTTGGCCGAGTTCCGGTGGGAACCGTCTTTACGGATGCCCTTGAATGTCTAAAGCAAAACCAAGGAGCACTGAAGAATTATGTTACGCATGAACTATCACTAGACGAAGCAGCTACCGGCTTCGACTTGTTTGAGAAGAGGGTGGCCAGAAAGGTGGTGCTTCGAGTTTAG
- a CDS encoding uncharacterized protein (EggNog:ENOG41~SECRETED:SignalP(1-26)) — MLASDTIYNHVMSLGILCCSPLLTVAGTTDVGVYNFNYKDRHTVYLLDTPGFDDTNRPDSEILQEIAFYLAAMYSRKIQFAGIIYLHRITDTRVSGSSLKNIRILQNLCGADAFDRVVLATTMWSSLDSMEGGHEIGLQRCEELRYPEFWGEMIQKNSIMKEHDGSAASALSIISELVDRDGGAVLNIQKQMVDQNLSLDGTDAGRYLQKDLLEARERHEKEIAELKKNIQQAIAEQDTEAVNMFKQEKEAADSKVERLRNNSNQLKLSLSQIATREQTKFLSRVSNLEDTLAATTDPAVEQRLKDLQGQLLQAEKEMLDYKAKHEQEISLQRMVNEQAIANAQNIAKLQEMHIASLEDQYKAIKEQYARESNRKRQRKSLVNMLMFDKILMLFNPFGGLEDGYHRRGRHFR, encoded by the coding sequence ATGTTGGCATCGGACACAATTTACAATCATGTAATGTCCCTCGGCATTCTATGCTGTTCTCCCTTACTTACTGTGGCAGGCACTACTGACGTTGGCGTTTACAACTTCAACTACAAGGACCGCCACACAGTCTATCTTCTTGATACGCCTGGCTTCGATGACACAAACCGTCCTGACTCTGAAATACTGCAAGAAATCGCCTTCTATCTGGCTGCCATGTACTCCCGGAAGATACAATTCGCCGGGATCATCTATCTTCACCGCATTACAGACACGCGAGTCTCGGGATCCAGTCTCAAGAATATTCGCATATTGCAAAATCTCTGCGGCGCGGACGCTTTCGACCGTGTTGTACTTGCTACTACTATGTGGTCTAGTCTGGACTCCATGGAAGGCGGGCATGAGATTGGCCTCCAACGCTGCGAGGAACTTAGATATCCTGAGTTTTGGGGTGAAATGATCCAGAAGAATAGTATCATGAAGGAACATGATGGCTCAGCGGCTTCAGCactttccatcatctctgaACTTGTCGACAGGGACGGCGGCGCTGTCTTGAATATACAAAAACAGATGGTGGACCAAAACCTTTCTCTGGATGGAACAGACGCGGGTCGCTACTTGCAAAAGGACTTGCTCGAGGCCCGCGAGAGGCATGAGAAAGAAATCGCAGAGCTCAAGAAAAACATACAGCAGGCTATAGCCGAGCAAGATACAGAGGCTGTCAACATGTTCaagcaagagaaagaagcagcagactCCAAAGTAGAAAGGCTCCGGAACAACAGCAATCAGCTCAAGCTTTCTCTGAGCCAAATCGCCACTCGCGAGCAGACAAAGTTCCTCTCAAGGGTCTCTAATCTTGAAGATACATTGGCAGCCACTACAGACCCAGCGGTTGAACAACGCCTGAAGGATTTACAAGGACAGCTTCTACAGGCAGAGAAGGAAATGCTCGACTACAAAGCCAAGCACGAGCAGGAAATTAGTCTCCAGCGAATGGTTAATGAGCAAGCTATAGCCAATGCACAAAACATCGCGAAACTGCAAGAGATGCACATTGCTTCCCTTGAAGATCAGTACAAGGCAATCAAGGAGCAGTATGCACGGGAATCTAACAGGAAAAGACAGCGGAAGAGTCTGGTGAATATGCTAATGTTTGACAAGATTCTGATGTTGTTTAATCCTTTTGGCGGACTGGAAGATGGCTATCATAGACGTGGCCGCCATTTTAGATAG
- a CDS encoding uncharacterized protein (EggNog:ENOG41~TransMembrane:3 (o17-37i49-70o519-541i)) translates to MMSRSCFGNLRPWASEILAMASSIILLIAMTVLLAAFNHKPIFDDRIWTLNALISTLSTASKACLLAAVASCISQENWVLFSGKPRRLYDFELISGASRGPFGSFKVLTSFKLRGGQLVQLHSSQDRRVDEASIAYASRYSQGTLVSGMTAYSITKDGHVKTQGADVYANADFAMQAAVAFGLAADADAIMEQASFHCPGVECDFKPLESLSVCSQCSDVTDSLKKNTLSMGDQYSNLQYDPSIAEAQANCTEYRLPNGLFLNNMDHKYGPRSSMVYMSMLGTSDQDKTVAMKDVDTLIWSQTVIKVDADPNSNSTKTWPDFKVSASECALYYCTRRYEGDYKIGFINITSTELKDHKRNPQSWQPLDPRFQSGHGVAEKVVKSLAYDPQESIIRRTDLQLGTTAGWNISDEAVYGTSYYMQTLFANCLNSPENCTQAVESWGVPNGFYISRLSNFSGEEKQAEQFRPSVAKVLWETEDYEQVFDNIAASMSNAIRSGADGGQIEKGDVLQPTTVYVVAWPWITLHAAIELGGLVLLVLIIRSSGSNTAHIWKSSELAVLSKGAALGDVFKETHTKDELEERAKNIPTVLVNKHEMGQVEGSSDFLLTDRRNVA, encoded by the exons ATGATGTCCAGATCCTGCTTTGGCAATCTGAGGCCATGGGCTTCCGAGATCctggcaatggcctcgtCCATCATCCTGTTAATCGCCATGACGGTCCTACTTGCTGCATTTAATCACAAGCCGATTTTTGACGACAGGATATGGACTCTCAACGCCCTCATCTCTACGCTGTCGACTGCAAGTAAAGCCTGTTTACTGGCCGCCGTCGCAAGCTGCATCAGCCAAGAAAACTGGGTTCTATTCTCCGGAAAGCCACGGCGTCTATACGATTTTGAACTGATTTCCGGAGCGAGCCGTGGGCCTTTTGGAAGTTTCAAGGTCTTGACGAGCTTTAAACTTCGCGGGGGG CAATTGGTTCAACTCCACAGTAGCCAAGATCGTAGAGTTGATGAAGCTAGCATTGCCTATGCTTCTCGATACTCCCAAGGCACGCTGGTGAGCGGCATGACCGCGTATAGTA TCACCAAGGACGGACATGTCAAAACTCAAGGTGCAGATGTTTACGCCAATGCGGACTTTGCAATGCAAGCCGCCGTCGCCTTTGGGCTTGcggcagacgcagacgcaatCATGGAACAGGCTTCGTTCCACTGTCCTGGTGTCGAATGTGACTTTAAACCTCTGGAGTCCTTGTCTGTGTGCAGTCAATGTTCTGATGTAACTGACAGCTTAAAGAAGAACACATTGAGTATGGGAGATCAATACTCCAACCTTCAATACGACCCGAGTATTGCAGAAGCTCAAGCAAACTGCACCGAGTATAGGCTGCCCAACGGCCTGTTTCTGAACAATATGGACCACAAATATGGACCCAGATCCAGCATGGTGTACATGAGCATGCTTGGCACATCTgaccaagacaagacagtGGCAATGAAAGATGTTGACACCCTCATTTGGTCTCAAACGGTCATCAAAGTGGACGCGGATCCGAATTCCAATTCCACCAAGACGTGGCCAGATTTTAAAGTCAGCGCGTCAGAATGTGCACTCTACTACTGCACCCGGCGTTATGAGGGAGACTACAAAATCGGATTCATCAATATTACCTCAACGGAACTGAAAGATCACAAACGTAACCCCCAATCGTGGCAGCCATTGGATCCAAGGTTTCAATCGGGCCATGGAGTTGCAGAAAAAGTCGTCAAGAGCCTAGCATATGATCCACAGGAATCAATTATTCGTCGCACAGACTTGCAACTAGGGACAACAGCCGGATGGAACATTTCAGATGAAGCTGTTTACGGAACCAGTTACTACATGCAGACTCTCTTCGCTAATTGCCTCAACAGTCCCGAGAACTGCACACAGGCCGTTGAGAGCTGGGGCGTCCCCAATGGATTCTACATATCTAGACTCTCAAATTTTAGCGGCGAGGAGAAGCAAGCTGAACAATTCCGCCCTAGTGTTGCCAAGGTGCTTTGGGAGACGGAAGATTATGAACAAGTTTTCGATAACATCGCAGCGAGCATGAGTAATGCCATTCGGAGCGGAGCTGATGGTGGGCAAATCGAAAAGGGCGATGTCCTACAACCAACAACTGTGTATGTGGTGGCGTGGCCATGGATAACTCTGCATGCCGCCATCGAGTTGGGAGGCCTAGTCCTTCTTGTACTCATTATCAGGTCATCAGGCTCGAATACCGCGCATATATGGAAATCGAGTGAGCTGGCTGTCTTATCCAAGGGTGCTGCACTGGGCGACGTCTTCAAAGAAACCCATACAAAGGACGAACTAGAAGAGCGGGCTAAGAACATTCCTACCGTCTTAGTAAACAAGCACGAGATGGGCCAAGTTGAGGGTTCTAGTGACTTTCTCTTGACTGATAGAAGAAACGTAGCGTGA